Within the Candidatus Latescibacterota bacterium genome, the region AAACCACGACCGGGCCTCCCCCACGCGGGTGGTCCGGTTTTATTATCCATCTAAAAGAGACTCGATACCAGATATCACTGCCTCGACCCTGAGAGCCAGAAGTAACTCATCATCATCGAAGAACCTCTTGACCTTATGGATATCTTTCTCCGTGGTGATGTATGCGGAGGCTTCAGTAGTAGCGTGCCTGATCAGGTCTACATCAGACCTTGAGTAAACATGATGGTCCTCAAACCGGATCGACACGGCTGGCTCTATCCCTGTACCGGATATGGAACGTTCAAATGATTCCGGGTGAGCTATCCCGGAGAACAGGACCACTTCCCTTCCATCAAGGATCTCATCTCCTGCTCGATTACCATCAAGATCGACCAGGCCTGATACTTCGTGCCTGGCAAACAATATCTTTTTCCCTTCTGTCAGGACAAGAGCATCTTCCGGTATACCTCTACCATTCGATCTTGTGAATATGACTACATCCGATCTCTCTACAGCTTCGGGGCGCTCACGCAGAGTCCCTGCCGGTATCAGGCGACGGTTTCCAAACGGTCTCCGCGCGTCGAGCAGGAGGATATTCAGGTCTACATGGACTTCCGTATGCCTGAACGCGTCATCGAGAAGTATATGATCCGGCCTGAATAAATGCCCGGCAGCCTCTATCCCACGGGATCTGTTCGAATCTATTATTACGGGTATTCTCCTCGACATGTAGATGGAGACTTCATCGCCTGTCACTTCTACCCCCTCAACCTTTCTCCCTCTACTCTTCGTCTGTTTTTCCAACTCGGCCGAAAGGATCCATCTTCCTCCGAATTCATGGACATTTTCTCCACTCGGCACGACAGCCACAGGCATTCCCTGTCTCTCTGCGACACTACCGTACCCCCGCGTGACGACCGCAACTCTTTTTCCCATTTTCATAAGATATGAAGCTATCGCCAGAGTCACCGGAGTCTTACCACTTCCTCCAGCTTCCAGATTCCCGATAGAGATCACTTGAAAGCTGCCGGTGGATGAAGTGATTTTCGGCTTCCTGTCAGCCGTCTTTTTATCGAGGTAAATCCCGTATAAGCAAGCAAGGACAAACCTTACAGGTTTGAGCAGGCCATACCATCCTTTTCCGTTAAACAGTTTTAATCCCAGTGGATAACGCTCAATTATCCTCATGGGGCCACACCTCCACACCTTTGTGTCCAGCTTCAATGTCCAGTTCTGTCGTCAACTGACCAAGATATTCCTCAAGCTCTCTTCTTTTGGTCTCTCTTTCAGGTGCCGACTCATCCCTCGAAACAATAAAGGGCTTCCCATATCTTACTATCACTTTCGTGAAAGGAGCAGGAAGTTGAAATCTGTCCCATGAAGACAGGAGTTTTCGACACACAGCCGTGTTCGTCACAGGTACGATTGCGCATGAAGTCAACCTGCTGAGTTCTATCGCACCCTGCTGCATCTTCCCCCTGGGTCCCCGTGGCCCATCTACAGCCAGTGCTATATCCTGTCCCTTGCTCAATACCGCCTTCAGGCTCCTTATCGCTCTTGCTCCACCCTTTGAGGTAGAACCCTTTAGTTGACCGAATCCAAGCCGTTCTATGATCCTGCCCAGCAGATCACCATCATAATGGTCCGAAGTAAGCGCCTGAACCGAACGGTTGCGGTGAGTCCAGCTCAGCACGAGAAGTCTTCCATGCCAGAATGAAAATATTAGATTTGAAGAGATTCTTCTGGCTTCATCGAGATATCCAGGGTTCTGCCACTCGACTCGCCATGTCATCGCCAGGATCCTTATCAGAAATGCTCCAAAAAAGCTGGTGATCGTCTTGTTTAATCTGATCTTCATCGCCTGATCTCTCTGTCAGAATCTCTCCATGATCCCAGCCCTTATCAATGCCTTCCCGGTCAGTGCTCTAAACATAATTCAATGGCCTTATGCGCTAATTTCTCCAACCCGTTTTCCTTATAGAGCAGTTCCCTTAAAGCAAGTTGTTCCATCGATATCTCGGAATATTTCCGGGAATCACTCAACAGCTTGAGCGCCTCTGCCGCAATCTTCTCTGGAGTCACCTCATCCTGAATCAATTCAGGGACGATCTCTTTTTCCCCAAGTACATTCGGCATTGCTATATGGGGAATCCTGACCAGCATCTTCCCCAGTGTGTACGTGAATCCCGATGTACGGTAGACCACTATAGTTGGTGTTCCGGAAAGCGCGGCCTGCAATGTCACAGTGCCGGATGTAGCGATCGCCAGTGTGGCGCTATCCAGTTCGGACACTCCATGTCTTGATATCGTGACCCTCCCCTTGAGTGCAGGAGGAATATCTATTTCACTCTCTTCGAAAATCGGCGCAAGGCCAAGGACGAATCTTGCTTCCGGAATTTTCGATGCTATTATCCCCACTGCTCCAAGAATGGCCGGAAAAACTCTTTCCATCTCCTGCCGTCGGCTTCCAGGATACAGGACTATCTTGATTTCCCCGCCACTTTCAGGCAACCGCTTTGGTCCTCCGGGCGAAGGTATCTCATCGAGCATAGGATGACCCGCGCAATAAACAGGGATATTCTGATCTCTGTAGAATTTCTCTTCGAAGGGCAGAATAACGGCCATCAGGTCCACCGACCTCCTGATGCGCCCGATCCTCCACCCCCCCCATGCCCATACCTGTGGACTGATATAGTACAGGACCGGAACTCCCCGGGATCTCGCATACCCGGCGATCCTCAGATTCATGCCCGGATAATCTACGGGGATATACAGATCGATTTTCTCTTCACGAAGGATTTTTTTCAGTTTATTTTCAAGTGCGATTATCCGGGGAATCCCGGAAACGATCTCGGCAAATCCCATGAAAGCGAATTCTTCAAGGGGAAAGATGACCTCGGCTCCAGCTCTCTTGAGTT harbors:
- a CDS encoding lysophospholipid acyltransferase family protein, producing the protein MKIRLNKTITSFFGAFLIRILAMTWRVEWQNPGYLDEARRISSNLIFSFWHGRLLVLSWTHRNRSVQALTSDHYDGDLLGRIIERLGFGQLKGSTSKGGARAIRSLKAVLSKGQDIALAVDGPRGPRGKMQQGAIELSRLTSCAIVPVTNTAVCRKLLSSWDRFQLPAPFTKVIVRYGKPFIVSRDESAPERETKRRELEEYLGQLTTELDIEAGHKGVEVWPHEDN
- the lpxB gene encoding lipid-A-disaccharide synthase; protein product: MHRAKGGIVEVRTILVTCGETSGDEHASLLIRKIRSIDPGCRVIAMGGEKLKRAGAEVIFPLEEFAFMGFAEIVSGIPRIIALENKLKKILREEKIDLYIPVDYPGMNLRIAGYARSRGVPVLYYISPQVWAWGGWRIGRIRRSVDLMAVILPFEEKFYRDQNIPVYCAGHPMLDEIPSPGGPKRLPESGGEIKIVLYPGSRRQEMERVFPAILGAVGIIASKIPEARFVLGLAPIFEESEIDIPPALKGRVTISRHGVSELDSATLAIATSGTVTLQAALSGTPTIVVYRTSGFTYTLGKMLVRIPHIAMPNVLGEKEIVPELIQDEVTPEKIAAEALKLLSDSRKYSEISMEQLALRELLYKENGLEKLAHKAIELCLEH
- the lpxK gene encoding tetraacyldisaccharide 4'-kinase yields the protein MRIIERYPLGLKLFNGKGWYGLLKPVRFVLACLYGIYLDKKTADRKPKITSSTGSFQVISIGNLEAGGSGKTPVTLAIASYLMKMGKRVAVVTRGYGSVAERQGMPVAVVPSGENVHEFGGRWILSAELEKQTKSRGRKVEGVEVTGDEVSIYMSRRIPVIIDSNRSRGIEAAGHLFRPDHILLDDAFRHTEVHVDLNILLLDARRPFGNRRLIPAGTLRERPEAVERSDVVIFTRSNGRGIPEDALVLTEGKKILFARHEVSGLVDLDGNRAGDEILDGREVVLFSGIAHPESFERSISGTGIEPAVSIRFEDHHVYSRSDVDLIRHATTEASAYITTEKDIHKVKRFFDDDELLLALRVEAVISGIESLLDG